A single window of Vanessa atalanta chromosome 27, ilVanAtal1.2, whole genome shotgun sequence DNA harbors:
- the LOC125074124 gene encoding coiled-coil domain-containing protein 13, whose translation MDGKKLPSNAKIRSKSNLKDEKLNEMGAKIDETDEMKLKMLAALDKPEEDDILYPPELNAHLIEQLKIMTGENNELRKCLFMKDEEVKELNKTILDLKQRIRDIISGTGPAISSKSAGIISAKITELCKQNRHLVAEVESYKTKNASLERKIMQLDIINKENEKLEACLCKEEIIDVNSDELKELNNKLTVVNKRLYESKNRNLELKNDILIATKILQQELGDKFTSIKELQNDLAGWKGRAQQIVLLQAKIVELEEKLNGKNKDTTDTKRKDQAQVIRELEMKRKKDIDQAMKDLNMLREENQELKKKLDGARCRIRNLECDSTTVRQKMQTFVEKSHHDDLLITEQRNQIKNLEIYYQEILKENTSKITKMNNEIGEYQKLIRNTDAKIDALRQQASEKATKIEELRAQLLRYEECSLQSVFFTPMKTATDNEIKKLSDLIVTLNERLDCERHKWEELDLIHRKLKEKKKRLERKVVSLEEELKTLKEGSRRGSRTSKTLLSKEQQYDIGAFGTTSLTKKPSSIVAFDKPSETVSSETPTGYENLDRDELKYKLELAEEKLKIMEDKLKMIEEEKHDDYKNLTEMIQTSKQLFNEALSVLKRDKCQCSQ comes from the exons ATGGATGGCAAAAAACTGCCTTCAAATGCAAAAATAAGAtctaaaagcaatttaaaagaCGAAAAGTTAAATGAAATGGGAGCAAAAATCGATGAAACGGATGAAATGAAACTAAAGATGTTAGCTGCACTTGATAAACCAGAGGaagatgatattttatatccacCGGAACTAAATGCACATTTAATTGAACAGCTTAAG ATTATGACTGGTGAAAATAACGAACTacgtaaatgtttatttatgaaagatGAAGAGGTAAAAGAACTGAATAAAACAATCTTGGACCTTAAGCAACGAATACGAGACATCATATCTGGTACTGGGCCAGCTATTTCCTCAAAGTCAGCTGGAATAATAAGTGCTAAAATAACAGAGCTCTGTAAACAGAATCGACATTTAGTAGCTGAAGTTGAAAGCTATAAAACGAAAAATGCATCTCTCGAAAGAAAAATAATGCAACTCGATATCATCAACAAAGAAAATGAGAAATTAGAAGCATGCCTTTGCAAAGAAGAAATAATTGATGTTAATTCGGATGAactaaaagaattaaataataaacttactgTAGTGAATAAAAGACTGTATGAAAGCAAAAATAGAAATCTTGAATTAAagaatgatatattaatagcaACGAAAATACTACAACAAGAGCTTGGCGATAAATTCACGAGTATCAAAGAATTACAAAATGACTTAGCTGGTTGGAAGGGTAGAGCACAGCAGATTGTATTATTACAAGCAAAAATTGTTGAACTAGAAGAAAAGCTTAACGGTAAAAATAAAGACACGACTGACACGAAGAGAAAAGATCAAGCTCAA gttATCCGAGAATtagaaatgaaaagaaaaaaagatataGATCAAGCCATGAAAGATTTGAATATGCTTAGAGAAGAGAATCAGGAACTAAAAAAGAAATTGGATGGAGCAAGATGCCGAATAAGAAATTTAGAGTGTGATTCGACAACTGTAAGGCAAAAAATGCAAACTTTTGTTGAGAAAAGTCACCACGACGATCTTCTTATAACAGAGCAAAga aatcaaataaaaaatctggAAATTTACTATCAAGAAATTCTAAAAGAGAATACatcaaaaataacaaagatGAATAATGAAATTGGAGAATATCAAAAGTTAATTAGAAATACGGATGCGAAAATTGACGCTCTTAGACAGCAAGCATCAGAAAAGGCGACAAAGATTGAGGAATTGCGAGCTCAGTTATTGAGATATGAAGAATGTTCGCTGCAAAGTGTTTTCTTTACTCCAATGAAAACAGCGacagacaatgaaataaaaaagctatcAGATTTAATTGTTACGCTGAATGAGAGGCTAGACTGTGAACGTCATAAGTGGGAAGAATTGGATTTAATACATAGAAAGCTAAAAGAAAAGAAGAAAAGGTTAGAAAGAAAAGTAGTATCTTTAGAGGAAGAATTGAAAACTTTAAAAGAAGGTTCTAGGAGAGGATCAAGAACATCTAAAACATTATTGTCAAAAGAGCAGCAATATGATATTGGTGCATTTGGAACAACGTCATTAACAAAGAAGCCATCATCAATCGTTGCATTTGACAAGCCTAGTGAGACGGTTTCATCAGAAACTCCAACAGGATATGAAAATTTAGATAGAGACGAATTGAAGTACAAGTTAGAGTTGGCGgaagaaaaacttaaaataatggAAGACAAACTTAAAATGATTGAAGAAGAAAAGCATGATGACTACAAAAACCTAACGGAAATGATACAGACTTCAAAACAACTTTTCAACGAAGCATTGTCGGTTTTAAAACGTGACAAGTGTCAATGTtctcaataa